GGCGCTGGTGCTGTGCCCGACGCGGGAACTGGCCGACCAGGTCGCCAAGGAACTGCGCCGCCTGGCCCGCGCCGAGGACAACATCAAGATCCTCACCCTCTGCGGCGGCGTCTCGCTGGGCCCGCAGATCGCCTCGCTGGAGCACGGTGCGCACATCATCGTCGGCACCCCGGGCCGCATCCAGCAGCACCTGGACAAGGGCACCCTGGACCTGAAGGGGCTCAACACCCTGGTACTCGACGAAGCCGACCGCATGCTCGACATGGGCTTCTTCGACGCCATCGCCGCAATCATCGGCAAGACCCCATCGCGCCGCCAGACCCTGCTGTTCTCGGCCACCTACCCGGCCGGCATCGCGCAACTGGCCGCCGACTTCATGCGCAAGCCGCAGCAGGTCACGGTCGAGAGCCAGCACAGCGACAACCAGATCGAGCAGCGTTTCATCGAGATCGACCCGCAGCAGCGCCTGGAGGCGGTTACCCGCGTACTGGGCCACTACCGCCCGCAGTCGTGCGTGGCGTTCTGCTTCACCAAGCAGCAGTGCGAGGACCTGGTCGCCCACCTCACCGCCAAGGGCATCGTCGCCCAGGCCCTGCACGGTGACCTGGAACAGCGTGACCGCGACCAGGTGCTGACGATGTTCGCCAACCGCAGCAGCTCGGTGCTGGTGGCCACCGATGTCGCCGCCCGCGGCCTGGATATCGACGGCCTGGACCTTGTGATCAACGTGGAACTGGCGCGCGATGCCGAGATCCATGTGCACCGCGTCGGGCGTACCGGCCGTGCCGGCGAGAAAGGCGTGGCGATCAGCCTGGTGGCCCCGGCCGAAGGCCACCGCGCCCAGGCCATCGAAGACCTGCAGAAGCGCCCGCTGCGCTGGGAGCAGTTGGACAGCCTGAAGAGCAAGGGCGGTGAACCACTGCTGCCGACCATGACCACCCTGTGCATCGCCGCCGGGCGCAAGGACAAGCTGCGTCCGGGCGACATCCTCGGCGCCCTGACCGGCGATGCCGGGCTGCCGGGCAAGCAGGTGGGCAAGATCGCGATTTTCGATTTCGTGGCCTTCGTGGCGGTCGAGCGGGCCGTGGCCAAGCAGGCGATGCAGCGACTGAACAGCGGCAAGATCAAAGGGCGTGCCCTGAAGGTCCGTATCGTCTGAACCATTTTGCGGCTGCTGTGCAGCCCATCGCAGGCAAGCCAGCTCCCACAGGGAATGCACCCGGCCTAGGCTCTGGGGATCCTGTGGGAGCTGGCTTGCCTGCGATGGACCGCGAAGCGGCCCCGGCAATCCATGAGGTAACACCGTGCACTCCACCGACGTGATCATCCTCGGCGCCGGCGCCGCCGGCCTGATGTGCGCCCAGCTCAGCGCGCGCCGCGGCCGCCGCGTGCTGCTGCTCGACCATGCCAACAAACCGGGCAAGAAAATCCTCATGTCCGGCGGCGGGCGCTGCAACTTCACCAACATGTACACCGAGCCCGCCAATTTCCTCTCGCAGAACCCGCACTTCTGCAAGTCGGCGCTGGCGCGCTACACCCAATGGGACTTCATCGCGCTGGTCGCCAAGCACGGCGTGCCGTACCACGAGAAGAAGCTCGGCCAGCTGTTCTGCGACAACAAGTCCAGCGACATCCTCGACATGCTCCTGGCCGAATGCGACGACGCCGGCGCCGAGCTGCGGATGAATACCAGCATCGAGCAGATCGAGAAGACCGACAGCGGTTATCGCCTGCAGACCAGTGCCGGAGCATTTGCCTGCCAGTCGCTGGTGATCGCGACCGGCGGTCTGTCGATCCCGACCCTGGGCGCAACCGGCTTCGGCTACCAGGTCGCCCGCCAGTTCGGCCACGCCCTGCTGCCGACCCGCGCCGCGCTGGTGCCGTTCACCATTACCGAGCCCCAGCTCAAGGCATTGTGCACTGAGCTCTCCGGCACGTCGCTGGACTGCATTGCCAGTTGCAACGGCACCAGTTTTCGCGAAAACCTGCTGTTCACCCATCGCGGCCTGAGCGGCCCGGCGATCCTGCAGATTTCCTCGTATTGGGAAGCGGGCGACACGCTGGAGATCAACCTGTTGCCCGACCGTGATGCGCTGGAATGGCTGCAAGGCGTGCAGGCCGAACGCCCCAACAGCGAGCTGAAGACCGTGCTGGGCGAGGTGTTCACCCGCAAGCTGGCGACCCTGCTGGCCGAGCAGTGGTTCGTTTCGAAACCCCTGAAGCAGTACACCCCGGCAGAATTGACCCAGATCGCCGGGCAGCTCGCGGCCTGGCAACTGGTGCCGGCAGGTACCGAGGGCTACCGCACCGCGGAAGTGACCTTGGGCGGCGTCGACACCCGCGAGGTGTCGTCCAAGACCATGGAATCGCTCAAGAGCCCGGGATTGTTCTTCATCGGCGAGGTGCTGGACGTCAGCGGCCACCTGGGCGGGTTCAATTTCCAGTGGGCGTGGGCCTCTGCCAACGCAGCGGCGCAGTTCGTTTAGAGTAGAATCCTTTCAGCACGGAACGCTTCTTGCTGGTCTGTGCCGAGTGCCGGTTTTTTTGGGGCTGCTGCGCAGCCCATCGCGGGACGAGCCCGCTCCTACAGGCCCCCGCTGTTTTCCTGGACAGCGGGGTGCCTGTAGGAGCGGGCTCGTCCCGCGATGGGCGCCCCGCCGCTCCACGGCCATGTAAGGACACCCATTCGCTCACAGCCCAAGGCCACTATGTCATCGAGCTCGTTCCGCCATTCATTGCGTCGCTTGTGGGGCCAAGACAAGTTCAGCTATGCCATCCGGGTGACCATCGCCCTGACCGGCACCATGGCCTGGTGCTGGTACCAGAACGAGATGAGCCTGCTCATCCCGTTGTTCCTCGGCATCATTGCCAGCGCCCTGGCCGAGACCGACGACGGCTGGCAGGGCCGTCTCAGTGCGCTGGCCGTCACGCTGGTGTGTTTCGCCATCGCCGCGTTGTCGGTCGAGCTGCTCTTCCCCTACCCCTGGATCTTCGCCGGCTCACTGGCCCTGGCAGCCTTTGGCCTGACCATGCTCGGTGCCCTTGGCGAACGCTATGGCGCCATCGCCTCGGCGACGCTGATCCTGTCGGTGTACACCATGATCGGCGTTGACCAGCGCGGCGGCGTGGTCACTGATTTCTGGCACGAGCCGCTGCTGCTGGTGGCTGGTGCCGCGTGGTACGGGGCGCTCTCGGTACTCTGGCAGGCGCTGTTCTCCAACCAGCCGGTGCAGCAGAGCCTGGCCAAGCTGTTCTACGAGCTGGGCAGCTACCTCAAGCTCAAGGCCAGCCTGTTCGAACCGGTGCGCACCCTCGACGTGGAGGCCACACGCCTGGAGCTGGCCAAGCAGAACGGCAAGGTGGTGGCCGCGCTCAATGCCGCCAAGGAAATCATCCTGCACCGGGTCGGCAACAGCCAGCCCAGCTCCAAGGTCAGTCGCTACCTGAAGCTGTACTTCCTGGCCCAGGACATCCACGAGCGCGTCAGCGCCTCGCACTACCCCTACAACGCCCTGAGCGAGGCGTTCTTCCACAGCGATGTGATGTTCCGCTGCCAGCGCCTGCTGCGCAAAC
The Pseudomonas putida genome window above contains:
- the dbpA gene encoding ATP-dependent RNA helicase DbpA translates to MLANLDALGYASMTPIQAQSLPVILKGQDLIAQAKTGSGKTAAFGIGLLNPINPRFFGCQALVLCPTRELADQVAKELRRLARAEDNIKILTLCGGVSLGPQIASLEHGAHIIVGTPGRIQQHLDKGTLDLKGLNTLVLDEADRMLDMGFFDAIAAIIGKTPSRRQTLLFSATYPAGIAQLAADFMRKPQQVTVESQHSDNQIEQRFIEIDPQQRLEAVTRVLGHYRPQSCVAFCFTKQQCEDLVAHLTAKGIVAQALHGDLEQRDRDQVLTMFANRSSSVLVATDVAARGLDIDGLDLVINVELARDAEIHVHRVGRTGRAGEKGVAISLVAPAEGHRAQAIEDLQKRPLRWEQLDSLKSKGGEPLLPTMTTLCIAAGRKDKLRPGDILGALTGDAGLPGKQVGKIAIFDFVAFVAVERAVAKQAMQRLNSGKIKGRALKVRIV
- a CDS encoding NAD(P)/FAD-dependent oxidoreductase; translation: MHSTDVIILGAGAAGLMCAQLSARRGRRVLLLDHANKPGKKILMSGGGRCNFTNMYTEPANFLSQNPHFCKSALARYTQWDFIALVAKHGVPYHEKKLGQLFCDNKSSDILDMLLAECDDAGAELRMNTSIEQIEKTDSGYRLQTSAGAFACQSLVIATGGLSIPTLGATGFGYQVARQFGHALLPTRAALVPFTITEPQLKALCTELSGTSLDCIASCNGTSFRENLLFTHRGLSGPAILQISSYWEAGDTLEINLLPDRDALEWLQGVQAERPNSELKTVLGEVFTRKLATLLAEQWFVSKPLKQYTPAELTQIAGQLAAWQLVPAGTEGYRTAEVTLGGVDTREVSSKTMESLKSPGLFFIGEVLDVSGHLGGFNFQWAWASANAAAQFV